A single window of Penaeus vannamei isolate JL-2024 chromosome 24, ASM4276789v1, whole genome shotgun sequence DNA harbors:
- the LOC113803263 gene encoding protein FAM98B isoform X22 yields MENDILDSLEDLGYDGDISNETTLRAAVEGSEGGPKSVSYTKLVAWITSELRVLAKLEEMVNATTSPEEHSSFLMELSAFLKELGCPHTQLTEGPVSQRLTSTETRLLLLDFLLAELMAARMLSSATPEQGMTVEMRESEHARDLKALLIALGFPKPPANITPQQLFMKVEQKVNDVKSKAHPSLIGKPLFNGTLSDKQWALLDEMQKEMQSEYQMRREMLIKRLDVTVQSFQWSNKAKMRENDLVKAFRSRRDQLTEIPSVSVGDMLAAREDLAVLEKTSNASVRKATKTPLNKVLIGKVPDRGGRAHELEPPPPEMPSWSQRQPGGGGQGGSSSSQQGGSGGFGGGQQGGSGGYGGGQQGFQGGFGGQGGQGGYGGGGGGQQGGQGGYGGGGQQGFQGGFGGQVYTIIYPAGVQVGYSGAQQGYQGGYGGGQQGGYGGRGGGRGGRGGGGGSGFSSGGDRVQGGWNQGGGYNRGGGGYDNRGGGGGYDNRGGGGGYDNRGGGGGYDNRGGGGGYDNRGSYDNRGGGGYRGGGHGGYDNRGYDNRGRGRGRGGRGGNRY; encoded by the exons ATGGAGAACGATATTCTGGACTCGCTGGAGGACCTAGG GTATGATGGCGACATTAGCAACGAGACCACCTTGAGAGCAGCCGTTGAGGGAAGTGAAGGTGGACCCAAGAGTGTTTCGTACACAAAGCTCGTTGCTTGGATCACCTCAGAGTTGCGCGTCTTGGCCAAGCTAGAGGAGATGGTGAATGCCACGACATCCCCAGAGGAGCACTCATCCTTCCTTATGGAGCTCTCTGCGTTTCTCAAGGAATTAg GATGCCCTCATACACAACTGACCGAAGGCCCTGTCAGCCAGCGATTGACATCCACAGAAACGCGGCTTCTGTTGCTGGATTTCCTTCTAGCCGAACTTATGGCAGCTCGTATGTTGTCCAGTGCCACCCCAGAGCAAGGCATGACAGTGGAAATG CGTGAGAGTGAACATGCAAGGGACCTGAAGGCTTTGCTGATTGCTCTCGGCTTTCCCAAACCCCCAGCCAACATCACTCCACAGCAGCTTTTTATGAAAGTTGAACAGAAG GTAAATGATGTGAAGAGTAAAGCCCACCCATCTCTCATTGGTAAACCATTGTTTAATGGAACTCTGTCAGACAAGCAGTGGGCTCTGTTGGACGAGATGCAGAAAGAAATGCAGTCAGAATACCAGATGAGACGCGAGATGTTGATCAAGCGTCTTGATGTCACTGTGCAGTCTTTCCAG TGGTCCAACAAAGCCAAAATGCGAGAAAATGACTTGGTGAAAGCGTTCCGATCCCGAAGAGACCAGCTGACAGAAATCCCGAGTGTGTCTGTAGGCGACATGCTTGCAGCTAGGGAAGACTTGGCAGTCTTAGAGAAGACCAGCAATGCATCCGTGCGCAAGGCTACTAAAACACCCCTGAATAAG GTCCTGATAGGAAAGGTTCCAGATCGAGGTGGCCGAGCACACGAGCTGGAGCCTCCCCCGCCTGAGATGCCATCTTGGTCGCAGAGGCAACCAGGAGGAG GAGGTCAGGGTGGGAGTAGTAGTTCTCAGCAAG GTGGTTCAGGTGGATTTGGAGGTGGTCAACAAG GTGGTTCAGGTGGCTATGGAGGTGGTCAGCAAG GCTTTCAGGGAGGCTTTGGAGGCCAAG GTGGTcaaggtggttatggtggtggtggtggtggacagCAAG GTGGTCAAGGTGGCTATGGTGGTGGTGGCCAACAAG GCTTTCAGGGAGGCTTTGGAGGTCAAG tatatactataatatatccTGCAGGTGTTCAGGTTGGCTATAGTGGTGCTCAGCAAG GCTATCAGGGAGGATATGGGGGTGGACAGCAAG GTGGctatggaggacgaggaggtggccgcggagggcgtggtggtggaggtggaagtggcttctcctcaggaggcgATCGAGTCCAAGGTGGCTGGAACCAGGGCGGAGGATACAACCGTGGCGGCGGAGGCTACGACAAccgaggaggcggcggaggctaTGACAACCGAGGTGGCGGCGGAGGCTATGAtaacaggggagggggtggtggatatGATAacaggggaggtggtggaggctaCGATAATCGGGGTAGCTATGACaatcgtggtggtggtggctaccGAGGCGGTGGCCATGGTGGCTATGATAATAGGGGTTATGACAACAGAGGCaggggccgagggagggggggaagaggaggtaataGGTACTAG
- the LOC113803263 gene encoding protein FAM98B isoform X20: MENDILDSLEDLGYDGDISNETTLRAAVEGSEGGPKSVSYTKLVAWITSELRVLAKLEEMVNATTSPEEHSSFLMELSAFLKELGCPHTQLTEGPVSQRLTSTETRLLLLDFLLAELMAARMLSSATPEQGMTVEMRESEHARDLKALLIALGFPKPPANITPQQLFMKVEQKVNDVKSKAHPSLIGKPLFNGTLSDKQWALLDEMQKEMQSEYQMRREMLIKRLDVTVQSFQWSNKAKMRENDLVKAFRSRRDQLTEIPSVSVGDMLAAREDLAVLEKTSNASVRKATKTPLNKVLIGKVPDRGGRAHELEPPPPEMPSWSQRQPGGGGSGGYGGGQQGSQGGYSSGQQGFQGGFGGQGGQGGYGGGGQQGGQGGYGGGGGGQQGGQGGYGGGGQQGFQGGFGGQVYTIIYPAGVQVGYSGAQQGYQGGYGGGQQGGYGGRGGGRGGRGGGGGSGFSSGGDRVQGGWNQGGGYNRGGGGYDNRGGGGGYDNRGGGGGYDNRGGGGGYDNRGGGGGYDNRGSYDNRGGGGYRGGGHGGYDNRGYDNRGRGRGRGGRGGNRY, encoded by the exons ATGGAGAACGATATTCTGGACTCGCTGGAGGACCTAGG GTATGATGGCGACATTAGCAACGAGACCACCTTGAGAGCAGCCGTTGAGGGAAGTGAAGGTGGACCCAAGAGTGTTTCGTACACAAAGCTCGTTGCTTGGATCACCTCAGAGTTGCGCGTCTTGGCCAAGCTAGAGGAGATGGTGAATGCCACGACATCCCCAGAGGAGCACTCATCCTTCCTTATGGAGCTCTCTGCGTTTCTCAAGGAATTAg GATGCCCTCATACACAACTGACCGAAGGCCCTGTCAGCCAGCGATTGACATCCACAGAAACGCGGCTTCTGTTGCTGGATTTCCTTCTAGCCGAACTTATGGCAGCTCGTATGTTGTCCAGTGCCACCCCAGAGCAAGGCATGACAGTGGAAATG CGTGAGAGTGAACATGCAAGGGACCTGAAGGCTTTGCTGATTGCTCTCGGCTTTCCCAAACCCCCAGCCAACATCACTCCACAGCAGCTTTTTATGAAAGTTGAACAGAAG GTAAATGATGTGAAGAGTAAAGCCCACCCATCTCTCATTGGTAAACCATTGTTTAATGGAACTCTGTCAGACAAGCAGTGGGCTCTGTTGGACGAGATGCAGAAAGAAATGCAGTCAGAATACCAGATGAGACGCGAGATGTTGATCAAGCGTCTTGATGTCACTGTGCAGTCTTTCCAG TGGTCCAACAAAGCCAAAATGCGAGAAAATGACTTGGTGAAAGCGTTCCGATCCCGAAGAGACCAGCTGACAGAAATCCCGAGTGTGTCTGTAGGCGACATGCTTGCAGCTAGGGAAGACTTGGCAGTCTTAGAGAAGACCAGCAATGCATCCGTGCGCAAGGCTACTAAAACACCCCTGAATAAG GTCCTGATAGGAAAGGTTCCAGATCGAGGTGGCCGAGCACACGAGCTGGAGCCTCCCCCGCCTGAGATGCCATCTTGGTCGCAGAGGCAACCAGGAGGAG GTGGTTCAGGTGGCTATGGAGGTGGTCAGCAAG GTAGTCAGGGAGGCTATAGTAGTGGTCAGCAAG GCTTTCAGGGAGGCTTTGGAGGCCAAG GTGGTCAAGGTGGATATGGTGGTGGTGGACAGCAAG GTGGTcaaggtggttatggtggtggtggtggtggacagCAAG GTGGTCAAGGTGGCTATGGTGGTGGTGGCCAACAAG GCTTTCAGGGAGGCTTTGGAGGTCAAG tatatactataatatatccTGCAGGTGTTCAGGTTGGCTATAGTGGTGCTCAGCAAG GCTATCAGGGAGGATATGGGGGTGGACAGCAAG GTGGctatggaggacgaggaggtggccgcggagggcgtggtggtggaggtggaagtggcttctcctcaggaggcgATCGAGTCCAAGGTGGCTGGAACCAGGGCGGAGGATACAACCGTGGCGGCGGAGGCTACGACAAccgaggaggcggcggaggctaTGACAACCGAGGTGGCGGCGGAGGCTATGAtaacaggggagggggtggtggatatGATAacaggggaggtggtggaggctaCGATAATCGGGGTAGCTATGACaatcgtggtggtggtggctaccGAGGCGGTGGCCATGGTGGCTATGATAATAGGGGTTATGACAACAGAGGCaggggccgagggagggggggaagaggaggtaataGGTACTAG